The Gemmatimonadota bacterium genome contains a region encoding:
- a CDS encoding HAD-IA family hydrolase produces MPLRIDVVLFDLLTALLDSWTLWDAAAGGREDGRRWRMRYLELTYGAHGYAPYEALVRRSALDAGLEDAVADTLVRRWDELTPWPEVHEALHDLRQDGYRLGVVTNCSELLGHRAVAQLGIPVHLVTAERAGAYKPDAAPYLLALEEMHTTPERTLFVAGSPADIGGATAVGMPVVWHNRIGLAAPREPVTRIESLRELVIRLRTGY; encoded by the coding sequence ATGCCGCTGCGAATCGATGTTGTCCTCTTTGACTTGCTGACCGCGCTGCTGGATTCCTGGACCCTCTGGGACGCCGCGGCGGGAGGCCGTGAGGACGGCCGACGCTGGCGTATGCGATACCTGGAGCTGACGTATGGGGCACACGGGTACGCGCCATACGAGGCGCTGGTGCGTCGCTCGGCGCTGGACGCCGGGCTGGAGGACGCGGTGGCCGACACCCTCGTGCGGCGGTGGGATGAGCTCACGCCGTGGCCTGAGGTGCATGAGGCATTGCATGATCTTCGGCAGGATGGCTACCGGTTGGGCGTCGTGACCAACTGTTCGGAGCTACTAGGTCATCGCGCGGTTGCGCAGCTCGGGATTCCCGTGCACCTGGTGACGGCCGAACGTGCCGGGGCCTACAAGCCGGATGCTGCTCCCTACCTCCTGGCGCTGGAGGAGATGCACACCACGCCGGAGCGTACGCTCTTCGTGGCCGGTTCACCCGCTGACATTGGCGGGGCGACCGCGGTGGGGATGCCCGTGGTGTGGCACAACCGCATTGGCCTGGCCGCGCCACGCGAGCCGGTCACGAGGATCGAGTCGCTCCGTGAGCTCGTGATACGCCTGCGTACCGGGTACTGA
- a CDS encoding electron transfer flavoprotein subunit alpha/FixB family protein produces MTNVLVYAETRGGQPRKVTFEAITAARQLADQLGGAVHVVVAGPAGVEALAASFGEHGADVVVACGHESLVHYQPDVATALVASRARSATYRAIVFSASAQGKDLAPRVAARLRTTLASDVTSFSLRGDAMVVTHPGYTGKVIQTLKLVASPALLAVRPGAVAAAKQPKAGTVEAVALPELPSARVTTTETVLGDTKKLDLGEAPVIVSGGRGLKAAEHFALVEELAAAFGNAAVGATRAVTDEGWRPHADQIGQTGRLVSPDLYVAVGISGAIQHLAGMRTSRCIVAINKDKEAPIFKVADYGIVGDVFEVVPALTAAIKSAKQGA; encoded by the coding sequence ATGACTAACGTCCTGGTGTATGCAGAAACGCGTGGCGGACAGCCGCGCAAGGTGACCTTCGAGGCGATCACGGCTGCGCGGCAGCTGGCCGACCAGCTGGGGGGAGCCGTGCACGTGGTGGTTGCCGGGCCGGCCGGGGTGGAGGCGCTGGCGGCGTCGTTCGGGGAACATGGGGCGGACGTGGTGGTGGCCTGCGGTCATGAGTCCCTGGTGCACTACCAGCCGGATGTCGCCACGGCCCTCGTGGCGTCGCGCGCACGGAGCGCGACATACCGGGCGATCGTCTTCAGCGCGAGTGCGCAGGGGAAGGACCTGGCGCCGCGCGTGGCCGCGAGGCTGCGGACCACGCTGGCGAGCGACGTGACCTCCTTCTCCCTGCGGGGGGACGCGATGGTGGTGACGCACCCCGGATACACGGGCAAGGTCATCCAGACACTCAAGCTGGTCGCCTCGCCCGCGTTGCTCGCCGTTCGGCCAGGTGCCGTCGCCGCAGCCAAACAGCCCAAAGCAGGGACCGTCGAGGCGGTGGCGTTGCCGGAGCTCCCCTCCGCGCGTGTGACGACCACCGAAACCGTGCTCGGGGACACCAAGAAGCTGGACCTCGGCGAGGCGCCCGTGATTGTCAGTGGGGGGCGCGGACTCAAGGCCGCCGAGCACTTCGCGTTGGTGGAGGAGCTGGCGGCGGCCTTCGGCAATGCGGCCGTTGGTGCCACACGTGCCGTGACCGACGAAGGGTGGCGTCCGCATGCGGACCAGATTGGACAGACGGGCCGACTGGTGAGTCCCGACCTGTACGTCGCGGTCGGCATTTCGGGGGCGATCCAGCATCTCGCTGGCATGCGGACGTCGCGCTGTATCGTGGCGATCAACAAGGACAAGGAGGCCCCGATCTTCAAGGTGGCCGACTACGGGATCGTGGGCGACGTCTTTGAGGTGGTTCCCGCGCTGACGGCGGCCATCAAGAGCGCGAAACAGGGCGCCTGA
- a CDS encoding M20/M25/M40 family metallo-hydrolase, with protein sequence MTTSDSMVQRIVARLDFNSYKSLIKGLTMFGDREQGTPRNAAANDWIEQQLRSWGYTTERVKYQHEGSPREEVFATKVGTTTPAEMYIIGGHMDGRGGGEAANDDASGTALVMEIARVLADPAVTTNRSIRFALWNNEETGLQGARAYVEQRARLQGIEDPRGSGRYPEPKWLGMIQHDMMLWDHGVPVQYTQALDADVDIEFQLNSAKAEESAQLALKLLNANRMFATDYPAVMSNAMSNTDSGPFQDLIAAVSLRENRRLYETGRGGNPHWHRPTDLFVSFSDADFRLGFNAMQTTLGAVARLVDARLR encoded by the coding sequence ATGACCACGTCCGACAGCATGGTCCAGCGGATCGTCGCCAGGCTCGACTTCAACAGCTACAAGTCGCTGATCAAGGGCCTGACGATGTTCGGCGACCGCGAACAGGGTACGCCGCGCAACGCCGCGGCGAACGACTGGATCGAACAACAGCTCCGCAGCTGGGGATACACGACCGAACGCGTGAAGTACCAGCATGAGGGATCCCCGCGCGAGGAGGTGTTCGCCACCAAGGTCGGCACCACCACGCCAGCCGAGATGTACATCATCGGCGGCCACATGGACGGGCGCGGCGGGGGCGAGGCGGCGAACGACGACGCCTCGGGCACCGCGCTGGTGATGGAGATCGCCCGGGTCCTCGCCGATCCGGCCGTGACCACGAACCGATCGATCCGGTTCGCCCTCTGGAACAACGAGGAGACCGGCCTGCAGGGCGCGCGCGCCTACGTTGAGCAGCGAGCCAGGCTGCAGGGGATCGAGGACCCACGCGGCTCGGGCCGGTACCCGGAGCCAAAGTGGCTGGGCATGATCCAGCACGACATGATGCTGTGGGATCACGGCGTCCCGGTCCAGTACACCCAGGCCCTCGACGCGGACGTGGACATCGAGTTCCAACTGAACTCGGCGAAAGCCGAAGAGTCCGCCCAGCTCGCCCTCAAGCTGCTCAACGCCAACCGGATGTTCGCGACCGACTATCCCGCCGTGATGAGCAACGCCATGAGCAATACTGACTCCGGGCCCTTCCAGGACCTTATCGCGGCGGTCAGCCTGCGGGAGAATCGGCGCCTGTACGAGACGGGTCGTGGCGGCAATCCGCACTGGCACCGCCCCACCGACCTCTTCGTCTCCTTCTCCGACGCCGACTTCCGACTGGGCTTCAACGCGATGCAAACCACGCTTGGCGCCGTCGCCCGACTGGTGGACGCGCGCCTGCGGTAA
- a CDS encoding electron transfer flavoprotein subunit beta/FixA family protein: MKIAVCIKRVPEMDGTFRIAASGAAVDEAGLKFDMSDFDGYAVEAALQMTEKLGAGEVHVVSLGPDIVQETLRKALSMGCARATQLKCDVVPYDPFAIASALAAELQGGAYDLVLFGKMSIDSANGAVGFMVAELLGLPMVHGCSKLDVAGGQGTARREIEGGGEMMTFSLPAVVSIDEGIARPRYPSLKGIMAAKKKPLDVKPAQLGPVALTVERMELPAARPPGRIIGEGAAVVPELVRLLQTEAKVL; the protein is encoded by the coding sequence GTGAAGATCGCCGTGTGTATCAAGCGGGTGCCCGAAATGGACGGCACCTTCCGAATTGCCGCCTCGGGCGCCGCGGTGGACGAGGCCGGGCTCAAGTTCGACATGTCGGACTTCGACGGCTACGCAGTCGAGGCGGCCCTCCAGATGACCGAGAAGCTCGGCGCCGGTGAAGTGCACGTCGTGTCGCTGGGTCCGGACATCGTCCAGGAGACGCTGCGCAAGGCGCTGTCTATGGGCTGTGCCCGTGCGACCCAACTCAAGTGCGACGTCGTGCCGTACGACCCGTTCGCTATCGCGTCCGCCCTGGCCGCCGAGTTGCAGGGCGGTGCGTACGACCTTGTCCTGTTCGGCAAGATGTCGATCGACTCGGCCAATGGGGCCGTGGGGTTCATGGTCGCGGAACTGCTCGGCCTTCCGATGGTCCACGGGTGCTCGAAGCTCGACGTGGCGGGTGGGCAGGGAACGGCCCGGCGAGAAATTGAGGGCGGCGGCGAGATGATGACCTTCTCCCTGCCGGCGGTGGTGTCGATCGATGAGGGCATTGCGCGCCCTCGGTATCCGTCGCTCAAGGGGATCATGGCGGCGAAGAAGAAGCCGCTTGACGTCAAGCCGGCGCAACTCGGTCCGGTCGCCCTGACGGTGGAACGCATGGAGCTTCCCGCGGCCCGTCCCCCTGGACGCATCATTGGGGAGGGCGCTGCCGTGGTTCCCGAGTTGGTCCGACTTCTCCAAACGGAAGCGAAGGTGCTCTGA
- a CDS encoding Hpt domain-containing protein, translating into MTKDRDPEPAGATPPSGLEEEAPRAPQTSLPVAAGTPSASPNPLDPRVIAEIMDLDRSGALLRTAFGMFLDDGPRLLGELQAAAHVQDRDAFAFAAHTLKSCAGSVGATRVAAASGSLEHAARQGATLGPASAIQDLERHLGEALQAMAAESGLPPAPVREDGG; encoded by the coding sequence ATGACGAAGGACCGAGATCCCGAACCAGCGGGCGCCACCCCCCCCAGCGGCCTGGAGGAGGAAGCGCCGCGCGCCCCGCAGACGTCCCTACCGGTGGCGGCGGGCACCCCGTCCGCATCGCCGAATCCCCTGGATCCGCGGGTCATCGCGGAGATCATGGATCTCGACCGCAGCGGTGCGCTCCTCAGGACCGCCTTCGGCATGTTCCTTGACGATGGCCCGCGCCTGCTCGGCGAGCTCCAGGCTGCCGCGCACGTTCAGGATCGCGACGCCTTCGCCTTCGCCGCGCATACGCTGAAGTCCTGTGCCGGGAGTGTCGGTGCGACGCGTGTGGCTGCCGCGAGCGGATCCCTGGAGCACGCCGCCCGACAAGGAGCCACCCTGGGACCAGCAAGCGCCATACAGGATCTGGAACGCCACCTCGGGGAGGCGCTCCAGGCGATGGCCGCTGAAAGCGGTCTCCCTCCAGCGCCGGTACGAGAGGACGGGGGATGA
- a CDS encoding S9 family peptidase codes for MRFRPRLIVAAILGAAAPLAAQEKASDTLLTVNHYLDFESVSDARVSPDGSRLIYTRRFVDKQKDAFESAMWIMNADGSENRFLARGASPVWSPDGTRIAYLAEGAPGGMQVHVRWMNAEGATSQVTRAEYGPADIAWSPDGTMIGFAMYTPKPNVWSIDMPAPPPGAQWTPAPRYVKDIHYRADRRGFLEPGFVHLFVVPADGGTPRQLTSGNWNAGSRFDGQPGAVGWAWTPDGKSIVFDGLMDANSDKNYRDSDINLVNVGTGALRKLTAQRGSWSSPVVSPDGQWVAFAGYAATPQTYKTSELYLMRLDGSGLKKISATLDRDVAQLTWARDNSGVYFTANDRGANNMHFASVAGAVRAITTGAQMFSLGSIAANGLVVGARTTALEPTDIVAFSLSAPGQVKRLTSVNADVLANKKLGAVEEVWVTSTNNTRVQGWLVKPPNFDPAKKWPMIMEIHGGPHGMYNGAFSYMYQNFASNGYVVLYTNPRGSTGYGTDFGNAINKRYPGVDYEDLMASVDTVVGRGYIDQTRMYVGGCSGGGVLSSWVIGHTNRFAGAAVRCPVMNWISFAGNADVPYFGHAWFEKPYWEDPKPWLDQSPLMYVGKVTTPTVIMTGELDLRTPMAQSEEYFQALQMRGVPSALLRFQGEFHGTGSKPSNFMRTQLYMMSWYQQHQRKAAM; via the coding sequence ATGCGTTTCCGTCCCAGGCTCATCGTCGCTGCGATACTTGGTGCCGCGGCACCACTCGCGGCCCAGGAAAAGGCGTCCGACACGCTGCTCACGGTCAATCACTACCTCGACTTCGAGTCGGTGAGTGACGCGAGGGTCTCGCCCGACGGGTCGCGACTCATTTACACACGCCGCTTCGTGGACAAGCAGAAGGACGCGTTCGAATCGGCGATGTGGATCATGAATGCCGATGGGTCGGAGAACCGGTTCCTCGCGCGGGGGGCCTCCCCGGTCTGGTCGCCGGATGGTACCCGCATCGCCTATCTCGCCGAGGGGGCCCCGGGCGGCATGCAGGTCCATGTGCGATGGATGAATGCCGAGGGGGCGACGTCGCAGGTCACGCGCGCGGAATACGGGCCCGCCGACATCGCCTGGTCGCCCGATGGCACGATGATCGGGTTTGCGATGTACACGCCCAAGCCGAACGTGTGGTCGATCGACATGCCGGCGCCGCCACCCGGGGCGCAATGGACGCCGGCGCCGCGGTACGTGAAGGACATCCACTATCGGGCGGACCGACGCGGGTTCCTTGAGCCCGGGTTTGTGCACCTCTTCGTCGTCCCGGCCGATGGGGGGACGCCGCGCCAGCTGACCAGTGGCAATTGGAACGCCGGGTCACGGTTCGACGGTCAGCCCGGTGCGGTGGGATGGGCGTGGACGCCGGACGGAAAGTCGATCGTGTTCGACGGCCTGATGGACGCGAACAGCGACAAGAATTACCGCGACTCCGACATCAATCTCGTGAACGTGGGGACGGGGGCCCTGCGGAAGCTCACGGCCCAGCGAGGGTCGTGGTCCTCTCCGGTGGTGTCTCCGGACGGCCAGTGGGTGGCATTCGCGGGGTACGCCGCCACTCCCCAAACGTACAAAACGTCTGAGCTGTACCTGATGCGACTGGACGGCTCCGGCCTGAAGAAGATCTCGGCGACCCTCGATCGCGACGTGGCGCAGCTCACCTGGGCGCGCGACAACAGCGGCGTCTATTTCACGGCGAACGACCGCGGGGCGAACAACATGCACTTCGCGTCGGTGGCTGGCGCGGTGCGAGCCATCACCACCGGGGCGCAAATGTTCAGCCTTGGCTCGATCGCCGCGAACGGCCTCGTGGTGGGGGCGCGGACGACCGCGCTCGAGCCCACCGACATCGTCGCCTTCTCGCTGTCGGCACCGGGCCAGGTGAAGCGACTGACGAGCGTGAACGCCGACGTCCTGGCGAACAAGAAGCTTGGCGCGGTCGAGGAGGTCTGGGTGACCTCCACCAACAACACGCGGGTGCAGGGCTGGCTGGTGAAGCCCCCCAACTTCGACCCGGCGAAGAAGTGGCCCATGATCATGGAGATCCACGGCGGTCCCCATGGGATGTACAATGGCGCGTTCTCCTACATGTACCAGAACTTTGCTTCCAACGGGTATGTGGTGCTCTACACGAATCCCCGCGGGTCGACGGGGTACGGCACCGACTTCGGGAACGCCATCAACAAGCGCTATCCCGGCGTGGACTACGAGGACCTGATGGCGTCGGTCGACACCGTCGTCGGGCGGGGGTACATCGATCAGACGCGGATGTACGTCGGCGGATGCTCCGGCGGGGGCGTGTTGAGCAGTTGGGTGATTGGTCACACCAATCGCTTTGCCGGCGCCGCGGTGCGTTGCCCGGTGATGAACTGGATCTCCTTCGCCGGAAACGCTGACGTCCCGTATTTCGGGCATGCGTGGTTCGAGAAGCCGTACTGGGAGGATCCCAAGCCGTGGCTCGACCAGTCGCCCTTGATGTACGTGGGGAAGGTGACCACGCCGACCGTCATCATGACCGGTGAATTGGACCTCCGCACTCCGATGGCGCAGTCCGAGGAATACTTCCAGGCGCTGCAGATGCGCGGTGTGCCGAGCGCCCTGCTTCGGTTCCAGGGGGAGTTTCATGGGACCGGGTCGAAGCCGAGCAACTTCATGCGTACCCAGCTGTACATGATGAGCTGGTACCAGCAGCACCAGCGGAAGGCGGCGATGTAG